In Hyphomicrobium denitrificans 1NES1, one DNA window encodes the following:
- a CDS encoding RNA pyrophosphohydrolase: MTETSKLPIDPETLPYRPCVGQMVINWNGHVWVGRRAGSKDDAEGRGSWWQMPQGGIDPGEDPAAAARRELFEETAIRSVDPIAELPRWLTYDLPPELIGKAWGGRYRGQKQRWFAYRFVGDDSEINITPPPGHEAEFIEWRWSPATELIDLIVPFKREVYRDVLAAFAPLAKPLPR; encoded by the coding sequence ATGACCGAGACTTCCAAGCTGCCGATAGACCCCGAGACCTTACCTTATCGCCCGTGCGTCGGGCAGATGGTGATCAATTGGAACGGGCACGTCTGGGTGGGCCGGCGCGCAGGTTCCAAAGATGATGCCGAAGGCCGGGGCTCATGGTGGCAAATGCCGCAGGGCGGCATAGACCCCGGCGAAGATCCCGCGGCTGCAGCACGGCGCGAGCTGTTCGAAGAAACCGCCATTCGGTCGGTGGACCCGATCGCCGAGCTGCCCCGTTGGCTGACCTACGATCTTCCGCCGGAATTGATCGGCAAGGCCTGGGGCGGGCGCTATCGCGGACAGAAGCAGCGCTGGTTTGCATACCGCTTCGTGGGCGACGACAGCGAGATCAACATCACGCCACCGCCTGGACACGAAGCCGAGTTCATCGAATGGCGCTGGAGCCCAGCCACCGAACTGATTGATCTGATTGTGCCTTTTAAGCGCGAGGTTTATCGCGACGTCCTCGCCGCATTCGCTCCGCTGGCAAAGCCTCTTCCTAGATAA
- a CDS encoding S41 family peptidase, which translates to MRKTDYAFWTFLLMTGLAGATTLLNVTQTYSATSSQNSELYKQLDLFGDVLERVRSDYVEKPDDTQLIESAINGMLSSLDPHSSYMSPKNFRDMQVQTRGEFGGLGIEVTMENGVIKVVSPIDDTPAAKAGLMANDLITHLDNEAISGLTLEQAVEKMRGPVNTPITLTVVRKGKDDPFDVKVVRDVIRINPVKSRAEGDIGYVKISTFNEQTHANLVKAVESLDKQIGPNIKGFVVDLRNNPGGLLDQAIAVSDDFLEQGAIVLTKGRNNEETQRANARPGDISDGKKVVVLINGGSASASEIVAGALQDQKRATIIGTRSFGKGSVQTIIPLGANGAIRLTTARYYTPSNRSIQAKGIEPDIVVDEAIPDDLKEKLGADKPRGEASLRGHLKNPDGSDKDGKDEESGSPSYVAKDADKDTQLQYALNFLHGTAKGPEAANNAAPSSTTPTPPPSKSGTTTPTPPDDNKPTPN; encoded by the coding sequence ATGCGCAAGACAGATTATGCTTTCTGGACATTCCTGCTGATGACAGGCTTGGCCGGGGCCACGACGCTGCTCAACGTCACGCAGACGTACTCGGCAACGTCATCACAGAATTCCGAACTCTATAAGCAGCTCGATCTCTTCGGCGACGTGCTTGAACGCGTTCGCTCCGACTACGTCGAGAAGCCCGACGACACGCAGCTCATCGAATCGGCGATCAACGGCATGCTGTCGTCGCTCGATCCGCATTCCTCCTACATGAGCCCGAAGAACTTCCGCGACATGCAGGTGCAGACGCGTGGCGAGTTCGGCGGTCTCGGCATCGAGGTCACGATGGAGAACGGCGTCATCAAAGTCGTCTCTCCGATCGACGACACGCCGGCCGCAAAAGCCGGTCTGATGGCGAACGACCTGATCACGCATCTCGATAATGAAGCGATTTCCGGTCTGACGCTCGAGCAGGCCGTCGAAAAAATGCGCGGCCCGGTCAATACGCCGATCACGCTGACCGTCGTGCGTAAGGGCAAGGACGATCCGTTCGACGTTAAGGTCGTGCGCGACGTGATCCGCATCAATCCCGTGAAGTCCCGCGCCGAAGGCGATATCGGCTACGTGAAGATCTCGACCTTCAACGAGCAGACTCACGCCAATCTCGTCAAAGCGGTGGAAAGCCTCGACAAGCAGATCGGCCCGAACATCAAAGGCTTCGTTGTCGACCTGCGCAACAATCCCGGTGGCCTCCTCGATCAGGCAATCGCCGTTTCCGACGATTTCCTGGAACAGGGCGCAATCGTTCTGACCAAAGGCCGCAACAACGAGGAAACGCAGCGCGCCAACGCTCGTCCCGGCGACATCTCGGACGGCAAGAAAGTCGTCGTGCTGATCAATGGCGGTTCGGCTTCGGCCTCTGAAATCGTGGCAGGTGCCCTGCAGGATCAGAAGCGCGCGACGATCATCGGCACGCGTTCGTTCGGCAAGGGCTCCGTCCAGACGATCATCCCGCTTGGAGCCAACGGTGCCATCCGGCTGACGACGGCGCGCTATTACACGCCGTCGAACCGCTCGATCCAAGCTAAGGGCATCGAACCGGATATCGTCGTCGACGAGGCCATTCCTGATGACCTGAAGGAAAAGCTCGGCGCCGACAAGCCGCGTGGTGAGGCAAGCCTGCGCGGGCACCTGAAGAACCCCGACGGCAGTGACAAGGACGGCAAGGACGAAGAATCCGGCTCCCCGTCCTACGTTGCCAAGGACGCCGATAAGGATACGCAGCTGCAGTACGCGCTGAACTTCCTGCATGGCACTGCCAAAGGTCCGGAAGCGGCAAACAATGCAGCGCCGTCCTCGACAACTCCGACTCCTCCGCCCTCGAAGAGCGGCACAACGACACCGACGCCGCCCGACGACAACAAGCCGACGCCCAACTAA
- a CDS encoding murein hydrolase activator EnvC family protein: MTNQLSACRNTRRWRPGAGQSLRIIGAAALSIAFAAPLAADDALPKDADTARKVLDQKRQQLNDNAAKELTIRSDVAELDAERERLNSRLIETANLIQRGEAKMTAIEGRLSELAEQEKMVRGSLEQRHGQIAALLAALQRIGRNPPPVLVTRREDALKMVRSAMLLSSAFPELRDQAVSLSARLGDLQRVMASIRTEGAHLRAETDRLNETRTRLASLMEAKKLSLADRQAELAEVRVAAGEITKNVSNLTELITRLDRTVIEKTGLGAYNDELKSGRHAEAPKLAAATPSGPQIITPPPETPETPSAAVDVAAKTPAAAAPVAAASGAASGAAAEAVAPPAKVAILTPPPAPKQAMVELAPSGTSLIPGNAGRIKPAIPFASAQGKLPLPAQGRRALAFGDRTQYGGQSKGMVIETRYAAQITSPCDGWVVYAGEFRSYGQLLIINAGGGYHVLLAGLSQIDVRSGQFVLAAEPVGTMSGGQKNTPSSAQISGPVLYVEFRKDGRPIDPDPWWASGQQKVQG, from the coding sequence GTGACAAACCAGTTGTCGGCATGTCGGAACACTCGGCGGTGGCGCCCTGGCGCAGGCCAGAGCCTCCGCATCATCGGAGCCGCAGCCCTTTCGATTGCCTTCGCTGCTCCGCTTGCGGCGGACGATGCTCTTCCCAAGGATGCCGACACAGCGCGTAAGGTCCTCGATCAGAAGCGTCAGCAGCTCAATGATAACGCCGCAAAAGAACTGACGATCCGTTCCGACGTCGCGGAACTCGATGCGGAACGCGAACGGCTGAACTCGCGCTTGATCGAAACAGCCAACCTCATCCAGCGCGGCGAAGCCAAGATGACGGCGATCGAAGGCCGTCTGTCCGAGCTTGCAGAGCAGGAGAAGATGGTCCGCGGCTCGCTGGAGCAGCGGCACGGTCAGATTGCAGCGCTGCTGGCGGCTCTCCAGCGGATCGGGCGCAATCCGCCGCCCGTCCTCGTCACCCGCCGCGAAGACGCGCTCAAAATGGTGCGAAGCGCCATGCTGCTGTCGTCTGCCTTTCCCGAGCTGAGGGATCAGGCTGTCAGCCTCTCTGCTAGGCTCGGCGACCTGCAGCGCGTGATGGCCAGCATCCGCACGGAAGGAGCCCACCTCAGAGCCGAAACCGATCGCCTCAATGAGACGCGCACACGGCTTGCGAGTCTGATGGAAGCCAAGAAGCTGTCCCTCGCAGACCGTCAGGCCGAACTGGCGGAGGTGCGCGTCGCAGCCGGCGAAATTACGAAAAACGTCAGCAACCTGACCGAGCTCATCACGCGCCTCGATCGGACGGTTATTGAAAAGACCGGACTCGGCGCCTACAACGACGAACTCAAATCCGGGCGGCACGCCGAAGCCCCCAAACTGGCTGCAGCTACGCCGTCAGGCCCCCAGATCATCACACCGCCGCCCGAAACTCCGGAGACGCCGTCGGCAGCGGTGGACGTAGCCGCGAAGACCCCCGCAGCTGCCGCGCCGGTGGCCGCGGCGTCGGGAGCAGCGTCAGGGGCAGCAGCAGAAGCCGTAGCACCTCCGGCCAAGGTTGCCATATTGACGCCACCTCCTGCACCCAAGCAGGCGATGGTCGAGCTGGCGCCGTCCGGTACGTCGCTGATTCCCGGCAATGCCGGACGGATCAAGCCTGCAATCCCGTTTGCTTCGGCACAAGGAAAGCTGCCGCTACCGGCCCAAGGCCGCCGTGCCCTGGCATTTGGCGATCGGACGCAATACGGCGGCCAATCGAAAGGCATGGTGATCGAGACGCGATACGCGGCGCAAATTACGTCGCCGTGTGACGGATGGGTTGTTTACGCTGGCGAATTTCGCAGTTACGGGCAACTCTTGATCATCAACGCGGGCGGCGGCTATCATGTTCTGCTCGCCGGCCTGTCGCAGATCGACGTCCGGTCAGGCCAGTTTGTATTGGCCGCAGAGCCTGTCGGTACAATGAGTGGTGGTCAGAAGAATACGCCGTCTTCGGCGCAAATAAGCGGACCCGTTTTGTACGTTGAATTTCGTAAGGACGGGCGTCCCATCGACCCCGATCCCTGGTGGGCATCAGGTCAGCAGAAGGTACAAGGCTAA
- a CDS encoding twin transmembrane helix small protein, protein MQTFLYHATTVAALAVLAVLLYGLYTLMKGNNSNLSQKLMRWRIGLQFLAILIILAYVFVSR, encoded by the coding sequence ATGCAAACATTTCTCTATCATGCCACTACCGTCGCCGCTCTGGCTGTACTCGCCGTACTGCTTTATGGCCTGTACACACTGATGAAGGGCAATAATTCCAACCTCAGCCAAAAGCTTATGCGTTGGCGCATCGGCCTGCAGTTTCTGGCCATCCTGATCATTCTTGCCTATGTATTTGTGTCCCGCTAA
- a CDS encoding cob(I)yrinic acid a,c-diamide adenosyltransferase yields the protein MVVLNKIYTKTGDAGTTALGSGERVPKTSPRIAAYGTVDETNANVGVARVHLAGADPDVDAMLLRVQNDLFDLGADLCVPDRGEKLPYEPLRVADAQVKRLEDEIDMMNASLTPLRSFILPGGTPAAAALHVARTVSRRAERMIVELAAIPGEPVSTPVLKYINRLSDFLFVASRYVNDRGKSDILWVPGKNR from the coding sequence ATGGTCGTCCTCAATAAGATTTATACGAAAACAGGAGATGCCGGGACGACTGCGCTCGGTTCGGGTGAAAGGGTTCCGAAAACGTCGCCGCGCATCGCGGCCTACGGAACGGTCGACGAAACGAACGCCAACGTCGGCGTTGCGCGCGTCCACTTGGCGGGCGCAGACCCGGACGTCGACGCGATGCTGCTGCGCGTTCAGAATGACCTCTTTGATCTTGGCGCCGATCTGTGCGTCCCGGATCGCGGCGAAAAGCTTCCCTATGAACCGCTGCGGGTCGCAGATGCACAGGTCAAGCGGCTCGAAGACGAAATCGATATGATGAATGCGTCTCTTACGCCGCTGAGATCGTTCATTCTGCCGGGCGGAACCCCGGCAGCGGCGGCGTTGCACGTTGCGCGCACCGTTTCGCGCCGGGCCGAGCGCATGATTGTCGAACTTGCGGCTATTCCCGGAGAGCCCGTCAGCACTCCCGTTCTCAAGTACATCAACCGGCTCTCCGACTTTCTGTTCGTTGCTAGCCGCTACGTCAATGACCGTGGAAAGAGCGATATCCTCTGGGTACCCGGCAAGAACCGGTGA
- a CDS encoding electron transfer flavoprotein subunit beta/FixA family protein, giving the protein MKIVVPIKRVVDYNVKIRVKPDGSGIDLANVKMSMNPFDEIAVEEAVRLKEKSGAKEVVVVSIGPAKAQETLRTALAIGADRAILIETSETAAVEPLAVAKLLKAVVEAEKPDLVILGKQAIDDDCNQTGQMLASLLDWPQGTFASKVVTESGSVTVTREVDGGLETIKLKLPAVVTTDLRLNEPRYPSLPNIMKAKKKPLDVKKPEDIGVDISPRLKVLKTTEPPTRKAGVKVGSVAELVQKLKNEAGVF; this is encoded by the coding sequence ATGAAAATCGTTGTGCCGATCAAACGCGTCGTCGATTACAACGTCAAAATTCGCGTTAAACCGGACGGCTCCGGAATCGACTTGGCAAACGTCAAGATGTCGATGAACCCGTTTGATGAAATCGCCGTCGAAGAAGCGGTACGGTTGAAAGAAAAAAGCGGGGCCAAGGAAGTCGTCGTCGTCTCCATCGGTCCGGCAAAGGCGCAAGAGACTCTCCGGACGGCGTTAGCGATCGGCGCCGATCGCGCCATTCTCATCGAAACATCGGAGACCGCTGCGGTCGAGCCGTTGGCCGTCGCCAAGCTCCTTAAGGCCGTGGTCGAAGCCGAAAAGCCGGATCTCGTCATTCTCGGCAAGCAAGCCATCGATGACGATTGCAATCAGACCGGCCAGATGCTCGCGAGCTTGCTCGATTGGCCGCAAGGTACATTCGCTTCAAAGGTCGTAACCGAATCGGGTTCCGTCACCGTGACGCGCGAAGTCGACGGCGGCCTCGAGACGATCAAGCTGAAGCTTCCTGCCGTCGTGACGACAGACCTGCGCTTGAACGAGCCGCGTTATCCCTCGCTTCCCAATATCATGAAGGCCAAGAAAAAGCCGCTCGATGTCAAGAAGCCGGAAGACATTGGCGTCGATATCAGCCCGCGCCTGAAAGTCTTGAAGACGACTGAACCCCCGACGCGAAAGGCCGGCGTCAAAGTCGGAAGCGTTGCCGAGCTTGTTCAGAAGCTCAAAAACGAAGCGGGGGTTTTCTGA
- a CDS encoding electron transfer flavoprotein subunit alpha/FixB family protein, whose product MSTLLLAEIANGALAPATAKALAAAKDLGGEVHILVAGSDAKAAAESAAKLAGVSKVLLADAPQLANGLAEEVAALILSLAGNYSAIVAPATAYGKNILPRVAAKLDVMQISDIIKVVSPDTFERPIYAGNAIQTVQSTEKTKVITVRTAAFQAVGEGGSAPVETVAVPSAVGTSTFEKAELTKSDRPELTSARIIISGGRGMGNGENFTKYIEPVADRLGAAMGASRAAVDAGFVPNDWQVGQTGKVVAPDLYIAVGISGAIQHLAGMKDSKVIVAINKDAEAPIFQIADYGLVADLFQALPELDAELQKAGR is encoded by the coding sequence ATGTCGACACTTCTTCTGGCAGAAATCGCAAACGGTGCGCTGGCGCCTGCAACGGCGAAGGCACTCGCGGCCGCTAAAGATCTTGGCGGCGAAGTCCATATTCTTGTCGCCGGTTCCGATGCGAAGGCGGCGGCCGAGTCTGCGGCCAAGCTCGCCGGTGTTTCGAAGGTTCTGCTCGCGGATGCGCCGCAGCTTGCCAACGGCCTTGCGGAAGAGGTCGCTGCACTCATCCTCTCGCTTGCCGGAAATTATTCGGCAATCGTCGCCCCGGCGACGGCGTATGGGAAAAATATTCTGCCGCGCGTCGCCGCCAAGCTCGACGTGATGCAGATCTCCGACATCATCAAGGTCGTCTCGCCCGATACGTTCGAGCGGCCGATCTACGCTGGCAACGCCATCCAGACGGTTCAATCGACCGAGAAGACGAAAGTCATCACGGTTCGCACGGCAGCCTTCCAGGCCGTTGGCGAGGGCGGGTCGGCACCTGTCGAAACCGTTGCCGTGCCTTCCGCAGTTGGCACCTCGACATTCGAGAAAGCGGAACTCACAAAATCGGATCGGCCGGAACTCACGTCTGCGCGCATCATCATTTCGGGCGGCCGCGGTATGGGCAATGGCGAAAACTTCACCAAATACATTGAACCTGTCGCCGATCGCCTCGGGGCGGCGATGGGCGCGTCGCGCGCGGCGGTTGATGCGGGTTTCGTTCCGAACGACTGGCAGGTCGGGCAGACCGGCAAGGTCGTTGCGCCGGATCTTTACATTGCTGTCGGTATTTCGGGCGCCATTCAGCATCTTGCGGGCATGAAAGACTCGAAGGTGATCGTCGCGATCAACAAAGACGCCGAAGCGCCGATCTTCCAGATCGCGGATTATGGGCTCGTCGCCGACCTCTTCCAGGCTTTGCCGGAACTCGACGCAGAGTTGCAGAAAGCCGGCCGTTGA
- a CDS encoding 3-hydroxybutyryl-CoA dehydrogenase, translated as MAQTQKLMEKSKAGVRPARIISKVGIIGAGQMGSGIAHVVALSGYNVALNDLKKEAFDKGFEAVGKNLARQIAKGVIQESDRNKALERISYAPTLEAFGDCDLVIESATEDESLKHKIFQALCPHLKPTAMLASNTSSISITRLAAGTDRPEDFIGMHFMNPVPLMELVELIRGIATEDETFATAKAFVESLGKTTAVAEDFPAFIVNRILLPMINEAVYTLYEGVGTVEAIDKAMRLGAHHRMGPLELADFIGLDTCLSVMQVLYEGLSDSKYRPCPLLVKYVEAGWLGRKTKRGFYDYRGEKPVPTR; from the coding sequence ATGGCGCAGACCCAAAAGCTGATGGAGAAAAGCAAAGCCGGCGTTCGGCCGGCGCGCATCATCAGCAAGGTCGGTATCATCGGTGCCGGGCAGATGGGGAGCGGTATCGCCCATGTTGTGGCTCTCTCCGGATATAACGTTGCGCTGAACGACCTCAAGAAGGAGGCGTTCGACAAGGGGTTTGAAGCCGTCGGCAAGAACCTCGCGCGCCAGATCGCCAAAGGCGTCATTCAGGAAAGCGACCGGAATAAAGCGCTGGAGCGTATCAGCTACGCACCGACGCTCGAAGCGTTCGGCGATTGCGATCTTGTCATCGAATCGGCGACCGAAGACGAAAGCCTGAAGCACAAGATCTTTCAGGCGCTCTGTCCGCATCTGAAGCCGACCGCGATGCTCGCGTCCAACACGTCGTCGATCTCTATCACGCGCCTTGCTGCGGGGACCGATCGGCCGGAAGACTTCATCGGCATGCATTTCATGAATCCGGTGCCGCTGATGGAGCTTGTCGAGCTCATTCGCGGCATCGCAACCGAGGATGAAACATTCGCGACGGCGAAAGCGTTTGTCGAAAGCCTCGGCAAGACGACGGCGGTCGCCGAGGATTTTCCGGCTTTCATCGTCAACCGCATCCTGCTGCCGATGATCAACGAGGCCGTCTATACGCTCTATGAAGGCGTTGGCACGGTCGAGGCGATCGACAAGGCGATGCGGCTCGGCGCTCACCACCGGATGGGACCGCTGGAACTCGCTGACTTCATCGGGCTCGACACCTGCCTCAGCGTCATGCAGGTGCTCTACGAAGGGCTATCGGACTCGAAATACCGTCCTTGTCCGCTGCTGGTGAAATACGTCGAAGCCGGATGGCTCGGCCGCAAGACAAAGCGTGGCTTCTACGATTATCGCGGCGAAAAGCCGGTTCCGACCCGATAA
- a CDS encoding SDR family oxidoreductase, whose amino-acid sequence MGGQPRVALVTGAGSGIGRAAALKLQGVGYDVVLVGRRITELEITADQAKADGGRFLVAPADVTEEAAVKAAFDKTQKSFGRLDVLFNNAGTFAQGVPLENLKLEDWRRVVDVNLTGPFLCAREAIRIMKAQSSKGGRIINNGSISAQVPRPFSAPYTATKHAITGLTKSISLDGRVDNIACSQIDIGNAATDFTAKMASGILQADGSTKVEPRMDVAHVADAILYIANLPLDANVQFMTVMATAMPFIGRG is encoded by the coding sequence ATGGGCGGACAGCCGCGCGTTGCATTGGTCACAGGGGCGGGCTCCGGAATCGGGCGCGCCGCTGCCTTGAAACTTCAGGGCGTGGGCTATGATGTGGTGCTTGTTGGGCGCCGCATTACGGAACTCGAGATAACGGCCGACCAAGCCAAAGCGGACGGGGGGCGATTCCTTGTGGCTCCGGCCGATGTGACCGAAGAAGCGGCCGTCAAAGCAGCGTTCGATAAGACACAGAAAAGCTTTGGGCGCCTCGACGTGCTGTTCAACAATGCGGGGACGTTTGCGCAAGGCGTGCCGCTCGAAAATTTAAAGCTCGAAGATTGGCGACGCGTCGTCGACGTCAACCTGACTGGGCCTTTCCTGTGCGCGCGCGAGGCTATCCGCATCATGAAGGCACAATCGTCGAAGGGCGGCCGGATCATCAATAACGGCTCGATCTCGGCGCAGGTGCCGCGGCCGTTCTCGGCGCCTTATACGGCGACCAAGCATGCAATCACGGGGCTCACCAAGTCCATCTCGCTCGACGGACGGGTCGATAACATCGCCTGCTCACAAATCGACATCGGAAATGCCGCAACTGACTTCACTGCCAAGATGGCGAGCGGCATCCTGCAAGCTGATGGCAGCACCAAAGTCGAGCCACGCATGGACGTCGCGCACGTTGCCGATGCGATCCTTTACATCGCGAACCTTCCGCTCGATGCCAACGTGCAGTTCATGACCGTGATGGCAACGGCAATGCCGTTCATCGGGCGCGGGTGA
- a CDS encoding pyrimidine 5'-nucleotidase, translated as MEATASISDPATASATAMRRGFSHVHTWIFDLDNTLYPASCNLFAQVDRRMSEYIAKAIGVPREHARHLQKAYYRQFGTTLAGLMQVHKLQPGPFLEYVHDIDLSVVPELPELAAAIAALPGRRLIFTNGSRRHAENVARRLGVLELFEDICDIAALGYVPKPERAAFNQLLKLHGVASPQSAMFEDMPHNLEVASELGMTTVLVHSDYIDHPAQMKIRDWRELPGHIHYLTRDLTNFLKTDVVPKDQPFTRAR; from the coding sequence ATGGAGGCGACCGCCTCAATCTCCGATCCTGCCACAGCTTCTGCGACTGCAATGCGGCGCGGATTCAGCCACGTCCACACGTGGATCTTCGATCTCGACAACACACTCTACCCGGCATCCTGCAATCTCTTCGCGCAGGTCGACCGGCGCATGAGCGAATATATCGCGAAGGCGATCGGCGTTCCGCGCGAGCATGCACGGCATTTGCAGAAGGCCTATTATCGCCAGTTCGGAACGACGCTTGCGGGCTTGATGCAGGTGCATAAGCTGCAGCCGGGCCCGTTCCTCGAATACGTGCACGACATCGATCTGTCTGTCGTACCCGAATTGCCCGAGCTTGCGGCAGCCATTGCCGCGTTACCCGGTCGTCGGCTGATCTTTACGAACGGCTCGCGCCGCCATGCGGAAAACGTCGCGCGCCGCCTCGGCGTGCTCGAACTTTTCGAAGATATTTGCGATATCGCGGCACTCGGGTACGTGCCAAAACCGGAGCGCGCGGCTTTCAATCAGCTTTTGAAACTTCACGGCGTGGCATCACCACAATCCGCCATGTTCGAAGACATGCCGCACAATCTCGAAGTCGCATCCGAACTCGGCATGACGACGGTGCTCGTCCATTCCGATTACATCGACCATCCGGCACAGATGAAGATCCGTGACTGGCGCGAGCTTCCCGGCCATATTCATTATTTGACGCGCGACCTGACGAATTTTCTCAAGACAGACGTCGTTCCGAAAGACCAACCGTTCACCCGCGCCCGATGA
- the argB gene encoding acetylglutamate kinase — MTSTKNPREKNAAPTEDRPSAHLQARILAEAIPHLIRYDEQTVVVKFGGNAMGDEKLSNAFAQDIVYLKQSGINPIVVHGGGPQIASMLNKLEIKSDFVNGLRVTDKPTVEVVEMVLSGKINKEIVSAINRQGGKAVGISGKDANLMIAKKITEMADPQSNLMKAVDIGFVGDPLEVNPHIVEVISRSDLIPVIAPVGISREGQTLNINADTFASALAARMQAKRLLLLTDVAGVLDSNKQLVPELTIDEAHAMIKSGAISGGMIPKIEGCIEVVEAGVEGVVIIDGRVPHCVLLELFTEHGVGTLVRRADRKKGKG; from the coding sequence GTGACGTCAACGAAGAACCCTCGTGAAAAAAACGCCGCTCCCACAGAAGACCGGCCGAGCGCGCATCTGCAGGCACGCATTCTGGCCGAAGCCATTCCGCACCTGATTCGCTACGATGAGCAAACCGTCGTCGTGAAGTTCGGCGGCAACGCTATGGGCGACGAGAAGCTTTCCAACGCCTTCGCGCAGGACATCGTCTACCTGAAGCAGTCGGGCATCAACCCGATCGTGGTGCACGGCGGCGGCCCGCAGATCGCCAGCATGCTGAACAAGCTCGAGATCAAATCCGATTTCGTGAACGGGCTCCGCGTGACCGACAAGCCGACGGTCGAAGTCGTCGAGATGGTGCTTTCCGGCAAGATTAATAAGGAGATCGTGTCGGCGATCAACCGCCAGGGTGGCAAGGCGGTCGGTATCTCGGGCAAAGACGCCAATTTGATGATCGCAAAAAAAATTACCGAGATGGCCGACCCGCAGTCGAATCTGATGAAGGCTGTCGACATCGGCTTCGTCGGCGACCCCCTCGAGGTCAATCCGCACATCGTAGAAGTCATCTCGCGATCGGATCTGATTCCTGTCATCGCGCCGGTCGGCATCAGCCGCGAAGGTCAGACGCTGAATATCAACGCCGACACGTTCGCGTCGGCGCTTGCCGCACGTATGCAGGCGAAACGCCTGTTGCTCCTGACCGACGTCGCGGGCGTGCTCGATAGCAACAAGCAGCTCGTTCCCGAACTGACGATCGACGAGGCCCATGCCATGATCAAGAGTGGCGCAATCTCCGGCGGCATGATCCCGAAGATCGAAGGCTGCATCGAAGTCGTCGAGGCTGGCGTCGAAGGCGTCGTCATCATCGACGGGCGCGTGCCGCACTGCGTATTGCTTGAACTCTTTACCGAGCACGGTGTCGGTACGCTTGTGCGTCGCGCCGATCGCAAGAAGGGCAAAGGCTGA